AGGACAAGGCCTGCCGGCTGTTCATCGACAACCAGTCGGCCGGCACCTCGCCCGTGGCCGACCTGATCAAGCGCTACCCGATCAAGTCGAAAAACGTCATCTCGCACATCAGAAAGGCCACCCAGGGCACGGTGCTGCTGGAGAACTGCCACCCGTTCATGCGCGAGCTGTGGGGCCGGCACTGGATCTTCGCCCACAACGGCGACCTGCACGGGTTCACGCCGTTCCTGTCCGGCGTCTACCAGCCGGTGGGCGATACCGACAGCGAACTGGCGTTCTGCACGCTGATGCAGGGCCTGCGCAAGCGCTTTCCGGGCTCGCAGCCGCCGCTGAACGAGCTGGGCCACGCGCTGGCGGACATCACGCGGGACATCACGCTGCACGGCGTTTTCAACTTTTTGCTATGTAATGGACAGGCGCTGTTTGCGCACTGCTCGACACGGCTGTACTACATCGTGCGGCAGTGGCCGTTTTCGAAGGCGCACCTGATCGACGCGGACCTGTCGATCGATTTCGCGCAGGTCACCACGCCCGACGACCGCGTGGCCGTCATCGCCACCGCCCCGCTGACCGACAACGAGACCTGGACGCAGTTCGCGCCCGGCGAGCTGATCATGTTCGAGGCCGGGCGGCCGACCATGACGTGGACCGTGCCCATTCCGCCCGAAGTCCAGGCGAAGAATGCGGCGAATACGGCCTGTACCTGAGGGTTGGGGAAGCTCCCTCTCCCGCACGGCGGGAGAGGGAAGCCAGGCACCGGCTTAGTGGTGCAGGATCTTGGACAGGAACTGGCGGGCGCGCTCCGAGCGGGCGTCGATGTTGCCGAAGAACTCTTCCTTGGCGCAGTCCTCGACGATCTTGCCGGCGTCCATGAAGATCACGCGGTTGGCCACCTTGCGGGCGAAGCCCATCTCGTGGGTCACGCACATCATGGTCATGCCTTCCTGCGCGAGCTGCACCATCACGTCCAGCACCTCGTTGACCATCTCGGGGTCCAGCGCCGAGGTGGGCTCGTCGAACAGCATGCAGATCGGGTCCATCGACAGCGCACGGGCGATGGCCACGCGCTGCTGCTGGCCGCCCGAGAGCTGACCGGGGTACTTGGCCGCCTGGTTCTTCAGGCCCACGCGGTCCAGGTACTTCAGGCCCTTGGCCATGGCTTCCTCCTTCGAGCGGCCCAGCACCTTCATCTGCGCGATGGTCAGGTTCTCGGTGATCGACAGGTGCGGGAACAGCTCGAAGTTCTGGAACACCATGCCCACGCGCGAGCGCAGCCGGGGCAGGTTGGTCTTCGAATCGCCGACCGAGGTGCCGTCCACCAGGATGTCGCCCTTCTGGAACGGCTCCAGCGCGTTGACCGTCTTGATCAGCGTCGACTTGCCCGAGCCCGACGGGCCGCACACCACCACCACTTCACCCTTGGCCACGCGGGTCGTGCAATCGGTCAGCACCTGGAACGTGCCGTACCACTTGGAAACGTTATTAATCTCGATCATACGGCCACCTTTTTCTGATAACGCTTGACCAGCAGTGAAGCGGAGAAACAAATGAGGAAGTACACCAGGCCCGCGAACAGCAGCATCTCCACGATGCGGCCGTCACGCTCGCCAATGCCGTAGGCCTGGCCGAAGAAGTCCGCCAGCGCGCTCACGTACACCAGCGACGTGTCCTGGAACAGGATGATCCCCTGCGTCAGCAGCAGCGGCACCATGTTGCGGAACGCCTGCGGCAGGATCACCAGCCGCATGGTCTGGCCATAGGTCATGCCCAGCGCCTGCGCGGCGAACATCTGCCCGCGCGACACGCTCTGGATACCGGCGCGGATGATTTCCGAGTAGTACGCGGCCTCGAACAGCGAGAACGCGATCAGCGCGGACGTCATGCGCAGGTCGGACGCGGCCGACAGGTTGAACACCTTCTGCAGCAGCTGCGGGATGATCAGGAAGAACCACAGCAGCACCATCACCAGCGGGATGGACCGGAAGACCGTCACGTACGCCTGGGCGAACCAGTTCAGCGGCCGGAACGACGACAGGCGCATCATCGCCAGGATCGTGCCCCACACGATACCCACGATCACGGCCGTGACCGTGATCTTGAGCGACACCGCCATGCCCTCGCCGAGCACGTGGATGGTCGACGCATTGATCGAGCTGAAATCGAATTCGTATGCCATGTTCCAGCTCCTTACTTGCTGCCGATGAAGCCCGGCACGCGGGTGCGGCGTTCCACCCAGCGCATCAGCAGCATCACCGTCACGTTGATGGCGGCGTACAGCAGCGTCACCGCGATGAACGACTCATACGGCCGCGCCGTGTAGTCCACGAGCTGGCGGCCCTGCGCGGCCAGTTCCAGCAGGCCGATCGTCGACGCCACGGCCGAGTTCTTGAAGATGTTCAGGAATTCGGACGTGAGCGGCGGCACGATGACGCGGAACGCCATCGGCAGCAGCACGTGGCGGTACGTCTGGGCCAGCGTGAAACCCATGGCCAGCCCGGCGTTCTTCTGGCCGCGCGGCAGCGAATTGATACCCGAGCGCACCTGTTCGCAGACCCGGGCGGCGGTAAACGTGCCCAGGCACAGCATGGCGGCCAGGAACTGCTGGGTGAACGGGTTCATCTGCTTGATCGCCTCGCCGCCCGGCAGCAGCTCGGGGCCCACGAAGTACCAGATGAAAAGCTGCACCAGCAGCGGAATGTTCCGGAAGATCTCGACGTAGGTGGCCGCGAAACCCGACAGCCACTTGTTCGGCACGGTGCGCAGCACGCCCAGCACGGAGCCGATGATCAGGGCGATGACCCACGACGACAGGCCCAGCGCGATCGTGACCTTGAGACCGGAGATCATCCAGTCCAGGTACGTCTCGTTGGAGGCGGCCTGCTCGAGGAACACTCCCCAGTGAAAGATGTAATCCATAGTGCGTCCTCAAAAAGAAACGGAAGGACTGCTCCTTCCGTTTCGCACTGCTCCGATCGTGCAGATCAGTCGAGTGCCTTGTCGTTCGGGTTCTTGAAGAGCGCCTTCATGTCTTCGGACAGCGGGAAGTCCAGGTTCAGGCCCTTCGGCGGGACCGGCTGCTGGAACCACTTCGTGTACATGGCGTTGATCGAGCCATCCTTCATCAGGCCGGTGATGACCTGGTCGGACAGCTTCTTGAACGGCGCGTCGTCCTTGCGGATCATGCAGCCATACGACTCACGCGACTGCGGCTTGCCCACGACGATCCAGTCGTTCGGGTTCTTGGCCTTGGCACGCTCGCCGTAGAGCAGCGCGTCGTCCATCATGAACGCCACGGCACGGCCCGATTCCAGCGTCAGGAACGACTGGCCATGGTCCTTGGTGCTGATGATGTTCATGCCCAGCTTCTGGTCGTCGTTCATCTTGCGCAGCAGGCGCTCGGACGTCGTACCGGCCGTGGTGACCACGTTCTTGCCCTTCAGGTCGGCCCAGTCCTTGATGCCGCCGTCCTTCTTCACCATGATGCGCGTGCCGATGATGAAGATGCTGGTGGTGAACGATGCCTGCTTCTGGCGTTCGAGGTTGTTCGTCGTCGAGCCGCACTCGATATCGATCGTGCCGTTCTGCAGCAGCGTGATGCGGTTCTGCGAGGTGATCGGGATTTCCTTGACCTGCAGGTTCGGCAGCTTGAGCTGGTCCTTGATGGCTTCCACGATCTTCATGTTGATATCGTAGGAATAGCCCACCTGGCGCACGCCGCCCAGGTTGTAGTTGAACGGAATCGAAGAGTCCCGCACACCCAGCGTGATGACACCCGTATCCTTGATCTTCTGCAGCGTACCCGTCAGCGGCTCGGCTGCCTGCGCGCTCGCGCACAGCATGCCTGCCGCAATCATCAGGCCAGCCAACTTGGCAACATTCATAACATCTCCTTGACCATGAAGAGAAAGGCGGGACTGTATCAGACAGTCCTGCCGGCGAAACAGTATTGCTTAGCAATTGACCCAAGACAACGGGTTTTTCCCCTAAGTGGTGCCATTGCGGGCATGGTTTCGCGGCGATGCGCCAAAATGAGACACATCTGCAAACGCCCGCTTGCCAGTTGCGCCAAACCCCCGCCCAATAAAAAAGCGGCAGCCGGAAAATCGGCCGCCGCTTTTCAGTGGATGCTGAGAACCGGAGGATTTGCTGCATTGCAGCGGCGCCAACCCTCCGGCATCAGACCCGCCTGCATCAGGGGTACAGACCGCGCATCTCGCGCGCCTGCAGGATCCGCGAGCACGCCACGATGAACGCGGCCGTCCGCAGCGTGACCTTGTTGTCCTGGGCAACCTGCCAGATCGCCCGGAAGGCTTCTTGCATAATCCGTACCAGGCGCTCGTTGATCTCCTCCTCGGTCCAGAAGAAGCTGGAGAAATCCTGCACCCATTCGAAGTAGGACACGGTCACGCCGCCGGCGTTGGCGATCACGTCCGGGCAGACCAGGATGTTGCGCTCGCGCAGTATGTCGTCGGCCTGCGGGGTGGTCGGGCCGTTGGCGCCCTCGATCACCAGCCGGGCCGTGATCTTCGGCGCGTTCTCGGCCGTGATCTGGCCTTCCAGCGCGGCCGGGATCAGGATGTCGCAGTCCACTTCCCAGAACTGATCGCCGCGCAGCACCTCGGCCTGGAAGCCGTCGATGGTGCCACTGTGGGACGCGTATTCCATCATGGCCGGCACGTCCAGGCCGGCCGGGTTGTACAGCGTGGTGCGGTGGTCCTGCACGGCCACCACGCGGGCGCCGGCCTCGTGGAACAGCTTGGCGGCCACGGCGCCGACGTTGCCGAAGCCCTGCACGGCCACGCGCGCGCCCTTGATGTCCAGCCCCAGGTTGCGGGCCGCTTCCGAGCCCACGACGAACACGCCGCGGCCGGTGGCCTCGTGGCGGCCCAGCGAGCCGCCCAGCGAGATCGGCTTGCCGGTCACCACGCCGGTGGCCGTGCTGCCCGAGTTCATCGAGTAGGTGTCCATCATCCAGGCCATGACCTGCGCATTGGTGTTGACGTCGGGCGCCGGGATGTCCTTGCTGGGCCCGATGATGATGTTGATTTCACTGGTGTAGCGGCGCGTCAGCCGTTCCAGTTCGCCCTGCGACAGCGTGCGCGGATCCACGCGGATGCCGCCCTTGGCGCCGCCGTACGGCACGTTCACGGCCGCGTTCTTGACCGACATCCACGCCGACAGCGCCATCACCTCGGACAGCGTCACGTCCTGGTGAAAGCGCACGCCGCCCTTGCCCGGGCCGCGCGACAGGTTGTGCTGCACCCGGTAGCCCTCGAAGTGGGCGATGGTGCCGTTGTCCATCTCGATCGGTACGTCGACGATCAGCGCGCGCTTGGGGCGCTTCAGCGTTTCCACCCAGCGTGCCAGCGAGCCCAGGTAGGGCGTGACACGGTCGACTTGCTGCAGGTAGATGCCCCACGGGCCGAGGTGGTCGGCGTTCAGGTACGAAGGCAGGGCGTGAGCATTGGAGACGTTTTGCGTCGGTGCTGCGGAAGACATCGTTGGGTTCCGAGTGAAGGTGACACGCAGCATATCGGCGCCCCCCTGCCGAAATCCAATGCCGATTGGTCATCCGCCCCGGCGCCATTATGCAAGGCACGCATAACGTTGCACCGGCCCCTCCAGCCCGGCTCAGCCGCCCGCCGACCCCGTTGACGGCGCAACCAGCGTCGCCCAGATCTTGTCCACCAGCTGGCGCTTGCGGCGCAGCGGCCCGGCGCGCCGGTCGCCGCCGTTCTCGGCCGGCCGCTCGCGGTAGAGCCGGATCTCCATGTCGATCGACTGGGGCAGCCCGCGCGCGGCCTCGGCGCGCACCAGCCGCCCGGCCGCCACGTCCTCGCGCACGGTGCTCTCGGGCAGGAACGCCATGCCGTGCCCGGCCAGCGCCATGACCTTGAGCGCCTCGGCCATATCGGTCTCGTAGCATTTGTCCAGCTTGAGCGTATCGGCCGACTCGGCCAGCAGCATGTCCACCATGCGGCCCAGGAACGCATTGGGCGTATAGCTCAGGAACGGCACCGGCTTCTTGTCGGTGCCGGGCAGCCGGAACAGCGGCCGGCCGCCGGCGTCGGGCACGCTGTACGGCGACAGCCGCTCGGTGCCCAGCACCAGCATGTCGTAATGGGCCGGATCGAGCTGGATGGCCTGGCGCGGATGGTGATAGACCATGACGAGGTCGCAGCCGCCTTCCACCAGCATCAGCACGGCGTCGTGCACGTTGAGCGCCCGCAGCCGGCACGGCAGCGTGCCGAGCTGGCTTTCCACGCCCTTGAGCCATTCGGGGAAGAACGTCAGCGACAGCGTGTGCGGCACGGCAAATTCCAGCACCTGGGCGTTGGCCGACCGCTGCCCGCGCATCAGCGCACGGGTCTCGCTGACCTGCGCCAGCATCGCCAGCGCCTGCTCGTAGAACACCTTCCCGGCGGCCGTCAGGCTGGTGGGATAGCTGGACCGGTCGATCAGCTCGGTGCCCACCCACGCCTCCAGCGACTGGATGCGGCGCGAGAACGCCGGCTGCGTGACGTGCCGCAGCTCGGCCGAGCGCGAGAAGCTGTGCGTCTCGGCCAGGCTGACAAAGTCTTCAAGCCATTTGATTTCCATGGCGCGGATTATCGCCCGCCCGGCGCCGGAAGGCGTGTCGGGCAATAATTTTCCGGTTCTCGCCCAGAATGGAGAATGGGATTACCATTCCACCGTCTTTCCCACCATATCTTGCAGGTTTCTGCTCTTAGCGGACTTTTAACATGGATGCCATTGCGATCCCCCCACAATCAGCGCGCCATGCCAGCCACGTCCGTCCCGGCCAACCTGTCCGACCTGCCGTTCCCGCCCGTCCCGCCCTCCCCGTTCGCCCGGCTGGCCGCCGGCATGGAGGCGACGCTGGCCCAGAGCGCGCGCATGGTGGCTGCCCACGTGGCGGCCGGCATGGACGATATCGACACGCTGCTGGCCGCCCTGCCGCCCGGCGCGCTGGACGGCAGCCCCGACCACTACACGCGCCACCTGGTGCACGCCGACCCCTTCGAGCGGTTCTCCATCATGGTGCTGGTCTGGCGCCCCGGCCAGCACAGCCCCGTGCATGGCCATCGCACATGGTGTGCGTACCGCGTGCTGCGCGGCACGCTGTCCGAGCGCCACTACCGGTGGAATCCGGCCAGCCGCACGGCCGAGCAGACCGGCGCCGTGCCGCGCGCCGTGGGCGACACGTTCAGCGTGCCGGCCGGCCTGCGCCATATCCACGCGCTCGGCAACGACGGCGACACGGTGGCCGTGTCGCTGCACATCTACGGCGTGGAGCAGGATCGCATCGCCACCGGCGTGAACCTGCTAGTGGATACCATCGTCAGCTAGCACCGGCCGCGCGGGGACGGCCGGCGCCGGCCGACCTACCCCTTCGAGACGCCCATGGACCGCTATGACCGCCAGATCCTGAACATCCTGCAGGAGGATGCCGCCGTGCCCGTCGCCGAGATCGGCGAGCGCGTGGGGCTGACTTCCACGCCGTGCTGGCGCCGCGTGCAGAAGCTGGAGGCGTCCGGCATCATCCGCAAGCGCGTGGCGCTGCTGGACGCCGCCCGGCTGAACGTGGGTGTCACGGTCTTCGTGTCGATCCGCACCAGCCAGCACAACGTGAAGTGGCTGAAGGCGTTCCACGACCTCGTGGCCTCGATTCCCGAAGTCACCGAGTTCTACCGCATGGCCGGCGATACCGACTACCTGCTGCGCGTGGTGGTGCCCGACATCGCCGCCTACGACGCGGTCTACAAGAAGCTGATCCAGGGCGCCGAGCTGGCCGACGTGAGTTCCAGCTTTGCGATGGAGCAGATCAAGTACACCACCGCGCTGCCGCTCGACTACGCCTGAGCCCGGCGCCGCCCGGTCAGCCGCGGTGCGCCCAGCCGGTCATGCGCTTTTCCACCACGGCGAACAGCTCGTACATGCCCATCGCCATGACAGCGATGACGACCAGCCCGGCAAACGCCAGCGGCATCTTCATCGCCGAGCCGGCCGACACCAGCAGGTAGCCGATGCCCTCGTTGGCCGCGTTCATCTCCGACACCGTCGTGCCGACGAAGGCCAGCGTGATGGCCACCTTCAGCGACGCGAAGAAGAACGGCATCGCGCGCGGCAGGCCCACCTTGAGCAGCACGTCGCGCCGCCGCGCACCCAGCACCCGCAGCACGTCTTCCAGTTCCGGCTCCAGCGTGGCCAGCCCGGTGGCGATGTTCACCATGATCGGGAAGAACGAGATCAGGAACGCGGTGAGGATGGCCGGGCCGGCGCCCAGGCCGCACCAGACCACCAGGATCGGCACGAACGCCGCCTTGGGCAGCGCGTTGAACGCGGTCATCAGCGGATAGGTGGCGGCATAGGCCAGCCGCGACGATCCCATCAGCATGCCCAGCACCACGCCCACCACGATGGCCAGGCCGAAGCCGACCATCGTGGTCCAGAACGTGCGCCAGGCGTGGCCGGCGATCACGCCGCCGTATTCCGCCAGCGAGGCGACGATGGCCGACGGGCTCGGCAGGATGAAGTCCGACACGTCGAACACCAGGCAGGCGCCCTGCCACAGCAGCAGGCAGGCGCCAAGAAGAATCCAGGGGGCGACGCGCTGGACGCGCTTCGACTGGGCAGCGGACATGGTTGCCATGATCATGATTGCCTGACGTGGCCGATTTTCTCGCGCAGCAGGTGCACGCGTTCGGCAAAGGGTTCGGTATAGGTGATGTCCAGCGGGCGCGGGCGCGGCAGGTCGATCTCCTTGCGCAACAGGATGCGGCCCGGCCGGGCGCTCATCACGTAGACGGTGTCCGCCAGGAAGACCGCCTCGCGCAGGTCGTGCGTGACCAGGATCACGTTGAAGCGCTGCGCCTGCCAGAGGTCGCGCAGCACGCACCAGAGCTCCTCGCGCGTGAAGGCGTCCAGCGCGCCGAACGGCTCGTCCAGCAGCAGCATGCGCGGCTGGTGGATCAGCGCCCGGCAGATCGACGCCCGCTGCTGCATGCCGCCAGAGAGCTGCCACGGGTACTTGTCCTCGTAGCCGGCCAGCCCCACGGTCTTCAGCAGCGCGCGCGCCCGTTCCTCGTACTCGG
This sequence is a window from Cupriavidus pauculus. Protein-coding genes within it:
- a CDS encoding class II glutamine amidotransferase, yielding MCQLLGMNCATPTDVTFSFTGFAARGGVTDHHADGFGVAFFEDKACRLFIDNQSAGTSPVADLIKRYPIKSKNVISHIRKATQGTVLLENCHPFMRELWGRHWIFAHNGDLHGFTPFLSGVYQPVGDTDSELAFCTLMQGLRKRFPGSQPPLNELGHALADITRDITLHGVFNFLLCNGQALFAHCSTRLYYIVRQWPFSKAHLIDADLSIDFAQVTTPDDRVAVIATAPLTDNETWTQFAPGELIMFEAGRPTMTWTVPIPPEVQAKNAANTACT
- a CDS encoding amino acid ABC transporter ATP-binding protein, whose translation is MIEINNVSKWYGTFQVLTDCTTRVAKGEVVVVCGPSGSGKSTLIKTVNALEPFQKGDILVDGTSVGDSKTNLPRLRSRVGMVFQNFELFPHLSITENLTIAQMKVLGRSKEEAMAKGLKYLDRVGLKNQAAKYPGQLSGGQQQRVAIARALSMDPICMLFDEPTSALDPEMVNEVLDVMVQLAQEGMTMMCVTHEMGFARKVANRVIFMDAGKIVEDCAKEEFFGNIDARSERARQFLSKILHH
- the gltK gene encoding glutamate/aspartate ABC transporter permease GltK, with product MAYEFDFSSINASTIHVLGEGMAVSLKITVTAVIVGIVWGTILAMMRLSSFRPLNWFAQAYVTVFRSIPLVMVLLWFFLIIPQLLQKVFNLSAASDLRMTSALIAFSLFEAAYYSEIIRAGIQSVSRGQMFAAQALGMTYGQTMRLVILPQAFRNMVPLLLTQGIILFQDTSLVYVSALADFFGQAYGIGERDGRIVEMLLFAGLVYFLICFSASLLVKRYQKKVAV
- a CDS encoding amino acid ABC transporter permease — encoded protein: MDYIFHWGVFLEQAASNETYLDWMISGLKVTIALGLSSWVIALIIGSVLGVLRTVPNKWLSGFAATYVEIFRNIPLLVQLFIWYFVGPELLPGGEAIKQMNPFTQQFLAAMLCLGTFTAARVCEQVRSGINSLPRGQKNAGLAMGFTLAQTYRHVLLPMAFRVIVPPLTSEFLNIFKNSAVASTIGLLELAAQGRQLVDYTARPYESFIAVTLLYAAINVTVMLLMRWVERRTRVPGFIGSK
- a CDS encoding glutamate/aspartate ABC transporter substrate-binding protein, with protein sequence MNVAKLAGLMIAAGMLCASAQAAEPLTGTLQKIKDTGVITLGVRDSSIPFNYNLGGVRQVGYSYDINMKIVEAIKDQLKLPNLQVKEIPITSQNRITLLQNGTIDIECGSTTNNLERQKQASFTTSIFIIGTRIMVKKDGGIKDWADLKGKNVVTTAGTTSERLLRKMNDDQKLGMNIISTKDHGQSFLTLESGRAVAFMMDDALLYGERAKAKNPNDWIVVGKPQSRESYGCMIRKDDAPFKKLSDQVITGLMKDGSINAMYTKWFQQPVPPKGLNLDFPLSEDMKALFKNPNDKALD
- a CDS encoding Glu/Leu/Phe/Val family dehydrogenase, translated to MSSAAPTQNVSNAHALPSYLNADHLGPWGIYLQQVDRVTPYLGSLARWVETLKRPKRALIVDVPIEMDNGTIAHFEGYRVQHNLSRGPGKGGVRFHQDVTLSEVMALSAWMSVKNAAVNVPYGGAKGGIRVDPRTLSQGELERLTRRYTSEINIIIGPSKDIPAPDVNTNAQVMAWMMDTYSMNSGSTATGVVTGKPISLGGSLGRHEATGRGVFVVGSEAARNLGLDIKGARVAVQGFGNVGAVAAKLFHEAGARVVAVQDHRTTLYNPAGLDVPAMMEYASHSGTIDGFQAEVLRGDQFWEVDCDILIPAALEGQITAENAPKITARLVIEGANGPTTPQADDILRERNILVCPDVIANAGGVTVSYFEWVQDFSSFFWTEEEINERLVRIMQEAFRAIWQVAQDNKVTLRTAAFIVACSRILQAREMRGLYP
- a CDS encoding LysR family transcriptional regulator, with the protein product MEIKWLEDFVSLAETHSFSRSAELRHVTQPAFSRRIQSLEAWVGTELIDRSSYPTSLTAAGKVFYEQALAMLAQVSETRALMRGQRSANAQVLEFAVPHTLSLTFFPEWLKGVESQLGTLPCRLRALNVHDAVLMLVEGGCDLVMVYHHPRQAIQLDPAHYDMLVLGTERLSPYSVPDAGGRPLFRLPGTDKKPVPFLSYTPNAFLGRMVDMLLAESADTLKLDKCYETDMAEALKVMALAGHGMAFLPESTVREDVAAGRLVRAEAARGLPQSIDMEIRLYRERPAENGGDRRAGPLRRKRQLVDKIWATLVAPSTGSAGG
- a CDS encoding cysteine dioxygenase family protein, with protein sequence MPATSVPANLSDLPFPPVPPSPFARLAAGMEATLAQSARMVAAHVAAGMDDIDTLLAALPPGALDGSPDHYTRHLVHADPFERFSIMVLVWRPGQHSPVHGHRTWCAYRVLRGTLSERHYRWNPASRTAEQTGAVPRAVGDTFSVPAGLRHIHALGNDGDTVAVSLHIYGVEQDRIATGVNLLVDTIVS
- a CDS encoding Lrp/AsnC family transcriptional regulator, whose protein sequence is MDRYDRQILNILQEDAAVPVAEIGERVGLTSTPCWRRVQKLEASGIIRKRVALLDAARLNVGVTVFVSIRTSQHNVKWLKAFHDLVASIPEVTEFYRMAGDTDYLLRVVVPDIAAYDAVYKKLIQGAELADVSSSFAMEQIKYTTALPLDYA
- a CDS encoding ABC transporter permease, producing MIMATMSAAQSKRVQRVAPWILLGACLLLWQGACLVFDVSDFILPSPSAIVASLAEYGGVIAGHAWRTFWTTMVGFGLAIVVGVVLGMLMGSSRLAYAATYPLMTAFNALPKAAFVPILVVWCGLGAGPAILTAFLISFFPIMVNIATGLATLEPELEDVLRVLGARRRDVLLKVGLPRAMPFFFASLKVAITLAFVGTTVSEMNAANEGIGYLLVSAGSAMKMPLAFAGLVVIAVMAMGMYELFAVVEKRMTGWAHRG
- a CDS encoding ABC transporter ATP-binding protein codes for the protein MMARQAQMPAAGGAGTDAGGKPFVDFNRVWLAYDDDLARRGEFAVEDISLQAAPGEFIAIVGPSGCGKSTFMKLATGLRPATRGVVTIDGERVTGPLKQVGMAFQAPTLLPWRTTLANVMLPLEIVEPYRSTMRRRRAEYEERARALLKTVGLAGYEDKYPWQLSGGMQQRASICRALIHQPRMLLLDEPFGALDAFTREELWCVLRDLWQAQRFNVILVTHDLREAVFLADTVYVMSARPGRILLRKEIDLPRPRPLDITYTEPFAERVHLLREKIGHVRQS